CGCCCAATAAAAGCTTTTACCCTTATTTTGCAGTAGTTGATGAGCAACTGAATGAGGAGTGGTTAATTTCAAAAAAGTTTGACCTCTCCGACGCTCGGAATCAATTTATCGATCAATTTAGCCGACGAGATGACGCCGGGTAGACCAGCCCCGGGATGACTCCCGGCACCAACTAAAAAGAGATTCTTAATACCTTCAGCCTTGTTATGAAAGCGGAACCACGCTGACTGAGTAAATAGTGGGGAGATCGAAAATCCAGATCCTTGAGAGCTTAAGTAATTTTCTTTAAAGTCCTCAGGTGTCATATAAAAATCATCTGTAATGGTTTGAGAAAGATTAGGCATGATCGTTTTCTCAAGTGCAGTAACGATACGATCTCGTAAGTTAGGGCCTTCAATTGACCAATCTTGCCCACCCAATAGATTAGGTACTGGACATAAAACATAAAAACTGTCACATCCTTTAGGGGCAAAGCTAGGATCGGTGGCAGTAGGACGATGCAAATACAATGAAAAGTCCTCTGTTAGGATCTTTCGATCAAAAATGTCCTTTAGTAATTCTTGATAACGCTCACCTAACCAAATCGTATGATGTGCAATATCTGGATAGGTTTTCGTGGTACCAAAATACAGTACAAAAAGACCCATTGAGAGTTTGGCTTTTTTAATCTTTAAGCGAGCCAAAAAATGCAGCTTACTGGGCTTAATCATTTTGGTATATAAGTGGACGGGGTCGGTATCTGATACTACTACGTCAGCCATCAGCGTATTTCCGTTCTCAAGCAGAACTCCGGTTGCCGCATCCGTCTCAATGACGAGCGACTTTACAGTCTGACCTAAAACAATATGAATACCATTACGTCGCATCAGTTGCTCTAATGCTTGGGTAATGGCGTGCGTTCCACCCATTGCAAAAAAAACGCCATATTCTCTTTCTAGGTAATGAATCAAGCCGTAAATGCTGGTGGTATCAAAAGGGTTGCCACCCACCAAGAGTGGTTGTATAGAAAATGCCTGACGGAGTTTGTCATTTTTTAAATATTGGCTAACTAATTGCCAAACCGTCTTGTAGCACTGCAGGTCGATGAGTCTAGGGATCTGCTTGATCATGGTCCAAAGACGATCGAAGGGCTCCGTAGCTAGCTCAACAAAACCCACATTGAAAATTCGCTTAGAGTGTGCTAATAATTTTAGATAGCCATCACAATCAG
This Pseudomonadota bacterium DNA region includes the following protein-coding sequences:
- the crtI gene encoding phytoene desaturase family protein codes for the protein MKHAIVIGAGFGGIASALRLRAKNYEVTLIERCEQLGGRAQFFERNGFRHDAGPTVITAPFLFEELFALFNEKFADHVTLVLLKPWYRFVFADGDHFDYGGTLEETLSEINRIEPTDCDGYLKLLAHSKRIFNVGFVELATEPFDRLWTMIKQIPRLIDLQCYKTVWQLVSQYLKNDKLRQAFSIQPLLVGGNPFDTTSIYGLIHYLEREYGVFFAMGGTHAITQALEQLMRRNGIHIVLGQTVKSLVIETDAATGVLLENGNTLMADVVVSDTDPVHLYTKMIKPSKLHFLARLKIKKAKLSMGLFVLYFGTTKTYPDIAHHTIWLGERYQELLKDIFDRKILTEDFSLYLHRPTATDPSFAPKGCDSFYVLCPVPNLLGGQDWSIEGPNLRDRIVTALEKTIMPNLSQTITDDFYMTPEDFKENYLSSQGSGFSISPLFTQSAWFRFHNKAEGIKNLFLVGAGSHPGAGLPGVISSAKLIDKLIPSVGEVKLF